One part of the Halobacteria archaeon AArc-dxtr1 genome encodes these proteins:
- a CDS encoding response regulator transcription factor — protein sequence MTDEPEILVVDDEVRLADLFAAWLEGEWAVATATGGDEALAAMTDSVEVVLLDRRMPGLSGDDVLDAIREEGYDCRVIMVTAVDPDFDIIEMGFDDYLVKPVSKDELVETVESALTRSGYETAVQEYYALVSKKALLESEKTDHELTNNDEYVELRDRVEDLKTQVDTSAAEFTSHEDFVGAFQDLEPRN from the coding sequence ATGACTGACGAGCCCGAGATCCTCGTCGTCGATGACGAGGTTCGACTGGCGGATCTGTTCGCCGCATGGCTCGAAGGCGAGTGGGCAGTAGCGACCGCAACCGGCGGCGACGAGGCGCTCGCCGCAATGACAGACTCCGTCGAAGTCGTCTTGCTAGATCGGCGGATGCCCGGGCTCTCCGGGGACGACGTTCTCGACGCCATCCGGGAGGAGGGATACGACTGCCGGGTGATTATGGTGACTGCGGTCGACCCCGATTTCGACATTATCGAGATGGGGTTCGACGACTACCTGGTCAAGCCTGTCTCGAAGGACGAACTCGTCGAGACGGTCGAGTCCGCACTTACCCGATCCGGGTACGAGACTGCAGTCCAGGAGTACTACGCACTCGTTTCGAAGAAAGCGCTGCTCGAATCAGAGAAGACAGACCACGAGCTCACGAACAACGATGAGTACGTCGAGCTTCGCGATCGTGTCGAGGACCTCAAAACACAGGTAGACACCTCGGCCGCCGAGTTTACCTCGCACGAGGACTTCGTCGGCGCGTTCCAGGATCTAGAGCCACGAAACTGA
- a CDS encoding acyl-CoA dehydrogenase, whose translation MELLDDTIVPDRATDIKAEAREFAREHIEPRAAEYFQSGEYPHDILEAAQEAGLAGQDIPEKYGGRGFDLAQLLALTEEFYRADAGIGLTLQLASFGCEITYDYGTEEQCEEYIRPVAEGDQISGLAVSEPDTGSDLAGMQTRAERDGDEYVLNGEKYWIGNGVEADWVTVYARTDDSDNRYANHSLFIVPTDLDGYEAEHIPEKMAMRASKQAHITFDDCRVPAENLIGHEGAGFMLLADFFNHGRVAVAGHSLGIAAAAIDEAWEFVHDREGFGRTVADFQAVQHGLADMLLSFESARALTWRACEKVEADENAGYWAALAKTIATEAAVEITEQGMQFHGGRSVLEERPISRLYRDARVPVIYEGTNEVQRNLIYRQSPY comes from the coding sequence ATGGAGTTGCTTGACGACACCATCGTCCCGGACCGGGCGACCGACATCAAAGCAGAGGCGCGGGAGTTCGCGCGCGAACACATCGAGCCGCGAGCCGCAGAGTATTTCCAATCCGGCGAATACCCCCACGATATCCTCGAAGCCGCCCAGGAGGCGGGGCTGGCCGGTCAGGACATTCCAGAGAAGTACGGTGGACGGGGCTTTGACCTCGCCCAGTTGCTCGCACTCACCGAGGAGTTCTACCGCGCCGACGCCGGCATCGGCCTGACCCTGCAGCTGGCGAGTTTCGGCTGCGAGATCACCTACGACTACGGCACCGAAGAGCAGTGCGAGGAGTATATCCGACCCGTCGCCGAGGGCGACCAGATCTCCGGTCTCGCGGTGTCAGAACCCGACACTGGCAGCGACTTAGCCGGGATGCAGACTCGTGCGGAACGCGACGGCGACGAGTACGTCCTAAACGGCGAGAAGTACTGGATCGGCAACGGCGTCGAAGCCGACTGGGTGACCGTCTACGCCCGCACCGATGACAGCGACAACCGATACGCAAACCACTCGCTGTTTATCGTTCCAACTGATCTCGACGGCTACGAGGCCGAGCACATTCCCGAGAAGATGGCGATGCGCGCCTCGAAGCAGGCCCACATCACCTTCGACGACTGCCGCGTACCCGCCGAGAATCTGATCGGTCACGAAGGAGCTGGCTTCATGCTTCTGGCAGACTTCTTCAACCACGGTCGCGTTGCCGTCGCCGGCCACAGCCTCGGGATTGCTGCCGCCGCCATCGACGAAGCCTGGGAGTTCGTCCACGACCGCGAAGGGTTCGGCCGGACGGTCGCTGACTTCCAGGCCGTCCAGCACGGGCTGGCCGACATGCTTCTGTCCTTCGAGAGCGCCCGCGCGCTGACCTGGCGCGCCTGCGAGAAGGTCGAAGCCGACGAGAACGCAGGTTACTGGGCCGCACTGGCGAAGACAATTGCGACCGAAGCCGCCGTCGAAATCACCGAACAGGGAATGCAGTTCCACGGTGGGCGCTCGGTCTTAGAAGAGCGGCCGATCTCCAGGCTCTACCGGGACGCACGCGTCCCCGTCATCTACGAGGGGACGAACGAGGTCCAGCGAAACCTGATCTACCGACAGTCGCCGTACTGA
- a CDS encoding cupin domain-containing protein, whose amino-acid sequence MSYTKVNYEDVEQVSSAMHFLSDPLQTEQVGVTVARCDPDWKSQPHDHADNEHEEVYVLIEGEATVVVDDEPVSMEAGDALWISPESTRQIRNGNAESAFVLVSAPRIADDDGDNGEWLLTGFAG is encoded by the coding sequence ATGTCGTACACCAAGGTCAACTACGAGGACGTCGAGCAAGTCTCGAGCGCGATGCACTTTCTCTCGGATCCGCTCCAGACCGAACAGGTCGGAGTCACCGTCGCCCGCTGTGATCCCGACTGGAAGAGTCAACCCCACGACCACGCGGACAACGAACACGAGGAGGTCTACGTTCTAATCGAGGGCGAGGCGACCGTCGTCGTCGACGACGAACCGGTCTCGATGGAAGCCGGCGACGCGCTCTGGATCTCGCCGGAGTCGACCCGCCAGATCAGAAACGGCAACGCCGAGAGCGCCTTCGTGCTCGTCAGCGCTCCGCGTATCGCCGACGACGACGGCGATAACGGCGAGTGGCTTCTCACCGGGTTCGCCGGCTAA
- a CDS encoding helix-turn-helix transcriptional regulator, translating into MSSPQQRAPVEEPTVEACPVIESIERIGSQWRLAVLHELLDGEQRFNELKRSTGANARTLSRVLDDLGEMGFVARRTEEDAPIATYYSLTEKGASLEPVFAEIECWAGTWLAECEDPEETR; encoded by the coding sequence ATGTCATCCCCACAGCAGCGAGCACCTGTCGAAGAGCCGACCGTCGAGGCCTGCCCCGTCATCGAGTCGATCGAGCGAATCGGCTCGCAGTGGCGTCTCGCGGTTCTTCACGAACTGCTCGACGGGGAACAGCGGTTCAACGAACTCAAGCGCTCGACCGGAGCGAACGCTCGCACGCTCTCGCGCGTGCTCGACGACCTCGGCGAGATGGGGTTCGTCGCTCGGCGCACGGAGGAGGACGCACCCATCGCGACCTACTACAGCCTGACGGAGAAGGGAGCCTCGCTGGAGCCAGTGTTCGCCGAGATCGAATGCTGGGCGGGCACCTGGCTGGCGGAGTGCGAGGACCCAGAAGAAACCCGGTAG
- a CDS encoding UPF0179 family protein — protein sequence MSTVTLLGTRLAEPGTEFVYHGEADACAGCPYRSQCLNLESDAKYRVTAVRENAQTLECAMHDGGVRAVEVERAPVKATVPKQGAYAGSKNSLAGPCPYVECPSHEFCEPDGVSFDEEYRIREMLGEPPHEVCHLDRSLELVEFEPGN from the coding sequence ATGTCGACCGTCACCCTCCTCGGAACCCGGCTGGCCGAACCGGGGACCGAGTTCGTCTACCACGGCGAGGCCGACGCCTGCGCGGGCTGTCCGTACCGAAGCCAGTGTCTCAATCTCGAGTCCGACGCAAAATACCGTGTCACTGCCGTCCGAGAGAACGCCCAGACCCTCGAGTGTGCGATGCACGACGGCGGCGTCCGTGCCGTCGAAGTCGAGCGAGCGCCCGTCAAAGCAACCGTTCCCAAGCAGGGCGCCTACGCCGGCAGCAAGAACAGCCTGGCGGGCCCCTGTCCCTACGTCGAGTGTCCGAGCCACGAGTTCTGCGAGCCCGACGGTGTCTCTTTCGACGAGGAGTACCGCATTCGCGAGATGCTCGGTGAACCGCCACACGAGGTCTGTCACTTAGATCGGTCACTCGAGTTGGTCGAGTTCGAACCCGGCAACTGA
- a CDS encoding DUF5820 family protein, translated as MSALAELPDGWTVWDESEDGRIVLAYRPDVFDGQLLPAACLPTLYLTHGRRTRRPGTNPNSVDTDWHVTLYLEPEVHLRETNRFSSREAAVDCLLELADRFDAGEIDYRALYQVPREEYFERLDELTGDGS; from the coding sequence ATGAGTGCACTGGCGGAGTTGCCCGACGGATGGACCGTCTGGGACGAGAGCGAGGACGGCCGGATCGTGCTCGCCTACCGGCCTGACGTCTTCGACGGCCAGCTCCTTCCAGCCGCCTGCCTCCCGACGCTGTATCTCACCCACGGGCGTCGAACCCGCCGACCCGGAACCAACCCGAACTCGGTCGACACCGACTGGCACGTCACCCTCTACCTGGAGCCGGAAGTCCACCTCAGAGAGACGAACCGATTTTCGAGCCGTGAGGCCGCCGTCGACTGCCTACTCGAGCTCGCCGATCGGTTCGACGCGGGTGAGATCGACTACCGGGCGCTCTACCAGGTCCCGAGAGAAGAATACTTCGAGCGCCTCGACGAGTTGACCGGCGACGGGAGCTGA
- a CDS encoding serine protein kinase PrkA, producing the protein MTGDTETLETLSTEYRESIPEDLRETKSFEWYLQECYADPKIARNAHQRVADMFDYYGTTYDESAGVVEYHLASEDPLQDGENAFYGTVIHQAIHEFVNKMKSGARRLGPERRIKLLLGPVGSGKSHFDTQVRRYFEDYTMREAGRMYTFEWTNLCDVIRDQDPTDDVVRSPMNQDPLVLLPVEQRQQVIAEINERLDAPYTIQNEQALDPESEFYMDKLLAYYDDDLQQVLENHVEIVRLVADENKRQCLETFEPKDKKNQDETELTGDVNYSKIAVYGESDPRAFDYSGAFCNANRGIFSGEELLKLQREFLYDFLHATQEATIKPKNNPRIDIDQVIVGRTNMPEYKDKKGDEKMEAFNDRTKRIDFPYVLAYDQESKIYGKMLDNADVPDIDVEPHTLEMAGLFGVLTRIEEPDTETVDLLSKVKAYNGEIDEGDDVDVKKLRAEAEEKAEIGEGMEGISPRFIGDEIAEAIMDSKHRQRGFLSPLTVFNFFEENLEHHGSIPEENFERYYRYLETVREEYRERAIEDVRHALAYDVEEIQRQGEKYMDHVMAYIDDDTIEDTLTGREQEPDETFLRSVEEQLEIPEDRKDDFRQEVSNWVSRRAREGEAFNPQDNERLRRALERKLWADKKHNINFSALVSASDVDDDERSAWIDALIEQGYSEAGAREVLEFAGAEVAKAEIED; encoded by the coding sequence ATGACCGGTGACACAGAGACACTCGAGACGCTCAGTACCGAATACAGGGAATCGATCCCCGAAGACCTGCGCGAGACGAAGTCCTTCGAGTGGTATCTCCAGGAGTGTTACGCGGACCCCAAGATCGCCCGCAACGCCCACCAGCGAGTGGCCGATATGTTCGATTACTACGGAACGACGTACGACGAGAGTGCCGGCGTCGTCGAGTATCACCTCGCGAGCGAGGACCCGCTCCAAGACGGTGAGAACGCCTTCTACGGCACGGTCATCCACCAGGCGATCCACGAGTTCGTCAACAAGATGAAATCCGGCGCGCGACGCCTCGGCCCGGAGCGCCGGATCAAGCTCCTCCTTGGACCGGTCGGCTCCGGGAAGTCACACTTCGATACCCAGGTTCGGCGGTACTTCGAGGACTACACGATGCGCGAAGCCGGCCGAATGTACACCTTCGAGTGGACGAACCTCTGTGACGTCATCAGAGATCAGGACCCGACCGACGACGTCGTCCGCTCGCCGATGAATCAGGATCCGCTCGTCTTGTTGCCCGTCGAGCAGCGCCAGCAGGTGATCGCGGAGATCAACGAGCGCTTAGACGCGCCGTACACGATTCAAAACGAGCAGGCGCTCGATCCGGAAAGCGAGTTCTACATGGATAAGCTACTGGCGTACTACGACGACGACTTACAGCAGGTCTTAGAGAACCACGTCGAGATCGTCCGGCTCGTCGCCGACGAGAACAAGCGCCAGTGTCTCGAGACGTTCGAACCCAAAGACAAGAAAAATCAGGACGAGACCGAGCTGACGGGCGACGTCAACTACTCGAAGATCGCGGTCTACGGCGAATCCGATCCGCGCGCGTTCGACTACTCCGGAGCCTTCTGTAACGCAAACCGCGGCATCTTCTCCGGCGAGGAGCTGTTGAAGCTCCAGCGGGAGTTCCTCTATGACTTCCTGCATGCCACCCAGGAGGCGACGATCAAACCCAAGAACAACCCCCGGATCGACATCGACCAAGTGATCGTCGGGCGAACGAACATGCCCGAGTACAAGGATAAGAAGGGCGACGAGAAGATGGAAGCCTTCAACGACCGCACCAAGCGGATCGACTTCCCCTACGTCCTCGCCTACGACCAGGAGTCGAAGATCTACGGAAAGATGCTCGACAACGCCGATGTCCCCGATATCGACGTCGAGCCACACACCCTGGAGATGGCGGGGCTGTTCGGCGTTCTCACCCGAATCGAAGAGCCCGACACGGAGACCGTCGATCTCCTCTCGAAGGTCAAAGCCTACAACGGCGAGATCGACGAGGGCGACGACGTCGACGTGAAGAAACTGCGCGCCGAGGCCGAAGAAAAGGCCGAGATCGGCGAGGGGATGGAGGGAATCTCGCCCCGGTTCATCGGCGACGAGATCGCCGAAGCGATCATGGATTCGAAACACCGCCAGCGCGGCTTCCTCTCGCCGCTTACGGTGTTTAACTTCTTCGAGGAGAACTTAGAGCACCACGGCTCGATCCCCGAGGAGAACTTCGAGCGCTACTACCGCTACTTGGAGACGGTCCGCGAGGAGTACCGCGAGCGCGCCATCGAGGACGTCCGCCACGCGCTGGCCTACGACGTCGAGGAGATCCAGCGCCAGGGCGAGAAGTACATGGATCACGTGATGGCCTACATCGACGACGACACGATCGAGGACACGCTCACGGGACGCGAACAGGAGCCAGACGAGACGTTCCTGCGATCGGTCGAAGAACAGCTCGAGATTCCCGAAGACCGCAAGGACGACTTCCGCCAGGAGGTGTCGAACTGGGTCTCCCGGCGCGCCCGCGAGGGTGAGGCGTTCAACCCGCAAGACAACGAGCGCCTGCGCCGCGCCCTAGAGCGCAAGCTCTGGGCCGACAAGAAACACAACATCAACTTCTCCGCGCTGGTCAGCGCGAGCGACGTCGACGACGACGAGCGGTCGGCCTGGATCGACGCGCTGATCGAACAGGGGTACTCCGAGGCCGGCGCCAGGGAGGTCCTCGAGTTCGCCGGCGCGGAGGTCGCCAAAGCCGAGATCGAGGACTGA